AAGTGTTTACATAATAGAAGCATTAATCAGTACTGTTTTGATCCATGAAGCTACatcaacaacaataattacgtACATATAGGCTAACTAGATCAACAAGGGAAAGTTCATCAAGAACTCTTAGCTACGTAAATATAACTGGTAATTTTCGAGAGTCTAATTTGTTGCGAATTGGCTATTTTTGTGAATTTCgcatataaaaattattataaaatattttcgaggataggATTGTTTTTAGCAGACTTGCAAGCATTTTTGCAGTTGAAAAGTTCCCGACTTGGtaaaatccacgaaaataTATTAGCCCttgaaaattatccgctatacggtataattataatcttagCTACAATGCCTGAGGAGCGATGCATGTGTTTGTAATACCTGTATGTGTCAAACATCCTGATGTAATCAAATGAAGCATTGATGATGCACTGCCTCACGTAACCAAGTGAGAGCTCAAAGAACCCAGGAGAGACTGTGGGGGAACTAGTGCCATTGTTAAATGAGGTATTTAAATTGAAGTTGGGCAGACCAACTCTTGTGAAGGCTTGGAAGCCATCTAGTGGTGGACATTGGTCAGCGAGAAAGTCATTGTTGAGGATCTGCATGACACATTGTATTGTAATAGATGACAAATTGGATTGTATTCTAGCTTAGTGCACTGCATGTTTTACTATTGTTTGTTAGTGTTTTtggtaataaaattaatgctcaCCTCATTTGCGAGACTTCCTATTTGCCTGATTAAACCCAGGCCCAGTGTACCATTTGATATGGTTCGTATTTCTGTCATGATTAAAAAAGCGAGTCATTGATACATTACACTCATAAAGAGATCTTACGTTGTATTGCCGAGTTTAGTTGACTTTGAACTTCAGGTGAAAAGATATTCACGAGTTGATCTGCATTTTGGCCATCGATGCTCCCCACAGCACTTTCTACATCTGTGATTAGCATTCTCACATCTGATACCTATATACAGAGTGTACACAAACTGTAATTACAAACTGGTAGAGAAAGGAAATCATAAATTGcactgacaataattatgccaaacCTTTCTAGTGGATGTTTTTACCATACCAACTAGCGGGAAATTCAATGTTTTTCGTgaagtgccttgaaaatttcgcgctatacagtaatatataatattatagacaGAAACTCACATCAGGAATTCCACTGATAGCAGTATCTACTGTTGTGATGAGGGGGTTCACAACACTCCGGCACAAGAGAATAGTGTCTGCACTAAGTGATGCAATGCAGGCCTGAGCGAGAGTACCCAGATTACTTAAGATGCTCTGTAGACTCGAGCCAAGCACTTCGGTTGTATTTATTAAAATGTTTCCAAAAGAGGTGATGTTGTCAGCAAGATTTCTAATTTCCTGGAGGCCTGTAAAAATACTTACGTTTAGATACTCAACATATAAAACTGAAACAAGTTATAGCTACGGATCGGAGTCATTAGCTTACTGGTAATATTCAATTGATTTCCAACCCCATTTTGTTGAAGTTGTGCCCTAATGTCTCCCACTGTATTGGCCAATTCTTCACTCACACCTGCAAAAGAGAGTGTTCTTAATGTTTTGTGGTTTCGGTGATAGTGTACGTTTTGATGCACGAGTCTCTTCAATATTAGCTGGATCTATATGTACGTACCTTCTGCTTCGCTGATTATAGTGCTTGCTACTCCTCCATCTGACACCAGTTGACAAAAAAGCTCAAACACCTCTCGAAAAGTGTCAGTGAGATAATTCACTGTGTTGTCAGTTACACTATTGATGGTCACTTGCAAGTTGCTCAAGGTTTGGAATGTCTGCTCATTGCTGAAAAACGATAGCACAGCTGCAGCcctgtacatgtgtgaatgGTATGAGGAATTGAAGAATCTAATTTCTATAACAGGTTATGACTGATTAAAACCAACTACTAGATCGGACAACTTACAAGAGGATAAGGGTGATAAACAAGAGAATGATTGCATAGGTGAACATCAAACAGTCATTGTTCTTTCGATGTACTTGATATCGGCCCGCTCCACATTTGCCACAGCAACGACAACACAAGTAGCAACAGCCACAGAAACAACAGCACAGTCCAAGGAGCACTCCTACCAACGTGACTGCTAGGATACCAGCCCACCACATTgcaaactgtataattatatggtgcAGGTGTGAAATTATTCATGCAAACTCTAAGGAGGGGGTATATCTTTCATAAAAGGGTGCTGCCACTACCAAAGCAGACTGCCAGTGTAAAgggacaacataattattacaacctATAATTGTATATGGAATCGGTTACAAAATTACATTTTGTAAGAAAGATAGAGGGTCGAATCCATCAGACAGTGCTGGAGAAGACTGAATAGATGTGTTGATGACTGGGAGAATCAAATCtgcaaaaaacaaaaactatacttcataattattaccgtattactagataatttttgtgggtgttgcgaatgagccaaatcagtagaattgtgttctggcaaggatcgctTGTCATTCCAGTACtagtttaggttttgcgatttaaTTCTACAAAGTGATCAACGCTCGCAAAGTTCGCttacgtttgatgctcgccaACATTCTAGTAACACGATGTACAATTTACGGTTTATGATTACATCAGAATTTTTATTGACATAATGTTATAAACGTCACGTACAGCAGCATGTATTTGTTTATTGTGGCTCAGGCATGTAACATGGTACGACTTCTTTCCTCGTTTAGACTGTTTGTTTACTTCCTGATGTGGCTAGACTAGTTGTTTGTTGACTACGTGTAATTATAGGGATTCGGGTAAACTGTATTCCCCGGTCCACATTACGTTTTTTGGCACAACTAAATAGCCAATGAAAGCATTTAAAAATGATACATGATGAGTTGTGAATTGAACTGTCTGACTATAAATctcaagcaataattatagatctcacctgcatgcaccatgcatgcatgcagagctaGAATCTATATAGGATGTCTGCAATTAGGCAAAATGTTCAGCCgcatcagtataattatacacacacaacgcacCATATGGTAGCCCTCCATTCCTCACGATGTCCACAAAGCCATTAGCCAGAGAGAACCACGTCCGACTGACCAAGCTGGCATTGTAAGAGGCGTCCACTGGTCCAGAGCCTTCAGAAAGTGGAGTGAAAGCTATTGTGCCATTTAAAATGGTCAGTGGTTGACTGGGGCATTGTAGGTCTATTTGAGCACAAGCCAGAGTCAGTGATGTTGTAAGCAATACTGCATTCAACCACAACTTATTTGCTGACATCTTCTATGATTACAGTTGTAAATCGAAGCTTTGAGTTTTACAGTAGCTCTACAATTTGCTTATACGGTCTACCACACAAATCAAGAACTATACATGcagagaatataattatagatccctgcatgagctagctagtatgTCTCTTTATAAACACTTTCAGATCTACTATAGTGTATGGAGTACTATATTCTATTCTTATTCAGGTACTGTTCATTATTAAactggtgcatgcatgaatcattgcattatagatctagatattGCACTAAGAGATTGGGTAATTTCC
The Halichondria panicea chromosome 14, odHalPani1.1, whole genome shotgun sequence DNA segment above includes these coding regions:
- the LOC135347785 gene encoding prominin-1-like, producing the protein MSANKLWLNAVLLTTSLTLACAQIDLQCPSQPLTILNGTIAFTPLSEGSGPVDASYNASLVSRTWFSLANGFVDIVRNGGLPYDLILPVINTSIQSSPALSDGFDPLSFLQNFAMWWAGILAVTLVGVLLGLCCCFCGCCYLCCRCCGKCGAGRYQVHRKNNDCLMFTYAIILLFITLILLAAAVLSFFSNEQTFQTLSNLQVTINSVTDNTVNYLTDTFREVFELFCQLVSDGGVASTIISEAEGVSEELANTVGDIRAQLQQNGVGNQLNITSLQEIRNLADNITSFGNILINTTEVLGSSLQSILSNLGTLAQACIASLSADTILLCRSVVNPLITTVDTAISGIPDVSDVRMLITDVESAVGSIDGQNADQLVNIFSPEVQSQLNSAIQQIRTISNGTLGLGLIRQIGSLANEILNNDFLADQCPPLDGFQAFTRVGLPNFNLNTSFNNGTSSPTVSPGFFELSLGYVRQCIINASFDYIRMFDTYRYAFGIVVCSMTLVTIGLIWIGLVCGFVGFNKGRLPSERSSLSNCGGIFLLIGIGTAFLFGFFLLLLSAIFFFFGANSLKICQAVQGPDYDLFAQTIDRPEVRDTIEALTGASGNATFSIRDIPSISGFFRQCEDEDTALFTALNLGALLPLPSGSIGGAIRSVLNITQLQASIDSSIADAVLNIDPANLSNVIQDGLGQLDAINITNVNITGVATEIESAIVRADLNNSIEKLRNLSSQIAALGEDDVVDKINELIVEFEIVCNNVVPVLLNSVNELESFVEELGNIKGALGATIAPLANQIAEELVDISQPFLEDFINGTVRGTLSRSLSYLDQYIDHLESQIIANVGGCQPVYGVYTQIHNVICRDFVDGLNGFWWSLGFCAVLYIPLIIFATLAASFFRERETRGRQDRDNNYDNAYPMKAF